In Caretta caretta isolate rCarCar2 chromosome 20, rCarCar1.hap1, whole genome shotgun sequence, a single window of DNA contains:
- the LOC125627628 gene encoding tetratricopeptide repeat protein 39A-like isoform X2: MALAAAAGRPPPDLAAALDECMEAMNSFLCNQFSKSLEKLQPRTKESMYHALVYATILEMQAMMTFEHDDIVQAGQTMKEAQEICQRFRRKSSVTGSLTGLVSKADSFTEVELHAEVCYAECLLQRAALTFLQDENMVNFIKGGIKVRSSYLIYRELSSFIQSSHCTAGPAHVHLEGGVALGIGAFNLTLSLFPPRILKLLEFAGFSGDKEYGLQQLHEGATTLNLRALLCTMLLLCYYTFLTFILGIGEDDFTEAESLLRPYLIRYPKSAIFLFFAGRIEEIKGNISEAICRFEAGCSAQQAWKQFHHMCYWELMWCFAYKGMWKMAYFYADLLSKENRWSKAMYVYMKAAFLSMLPPEEPRPFGESEVQLFRQVSSFKQKIAGKSPPTEKFAIRKARRYKGSRPVPVPVPALEMMYMWNGFTVLGKQRELLEGTLETLMQAEKKLQESPVRSGSATITTWCPTRCWSSACCTWPRAGARRPSRCCAEPGTTTRTIPWSPGRSSGSTRFCPGSRRIRRRTAWKDPAPPKEPCPAAEKSWGGTGLWGMESPVVPPPAPTEGGTLHFQ, from the exons GCCCCCGCCTGACCTGGCGGCCGCCCTAGACGAGTGCATGGAGGCCATGAACTCCTTCCTCTGCAACCAGTTCAGCAAGAGCCTGGAGAAGCTGCAGCCCAG GACCAAGGAGAGCATGTACCACGCCCTGGTCTACGCCACCATCCTGGAGATGCAGGCCATGATGACCTTCGAGCACGATGACATCGTGCAGGCCGGGCAGACCATGAAGGAGGCCCAGGAGATTTgccagag gtttCGGAGGAAATCCAGCGTGACTGGCTCCCTCACCGGCCTGGTCAGCAAGGCGGATTCATTCACTGAGG TGGAGCTGCACGCCGAGGTCTGCTACGCAGAGTGTCTACTGCAGCGGGCGGCCCTGACCTTCCTGCAG gaTGAGAACATGGTGAATTTCATCAAGGGGGGGATCAAGGTGCGGAGCAGCTACCTGATCTACAG GGAACTGAGCAGTTTCATCCAGTCCAGTCACTGTACAGCAGGCCCTGCCCACGTACActtggagggaggggtggcactGGGCATCGGCGCCTTTAATCTG actctctctctcttccctccgcGGATCCTGAAGCTGCTGGAATTTGCTGGGTTTTCGGGGGACAAG GAGTACGGGCTGCAGCAGCTGCACGAGGGTGCGACCACCCTGAACCTGCGGGCCCTGCTCTGCACCATGCTGCTCCTCTGCTATTACACCTTCCTCACCTTCATCCTGG GGATTGGGGAGGACGATTTTACGGAAGCTGAGAGCCTGCTAAGACCCTACCTCATTCGCTACCCCAAG AGCGCCATCTTCCTCTTCTTCGCCGGCAGGATAGAGGAGATCAAAGGGAACATCAGTGAG GCCATCTGCAGGTTCGAGGCGGGCTGCTCGGCGCAGCAGGCCTGGAAGCAGTTCCACCACATGTGCTACTGGGAGCTGATGTGGTGTTTCGCCTACAAGGGCATGTGGAAAATGGCCTATTTCTACGCCGACCTGCTGAGCAAGGAGAACCGCTGGTCCAAG GCCATGTATGTGTATATGAAAGCCGCCTTCCTCAGCATGCTGCCCCCCGAGGAGCCCCGGCCCTTCGGGGAGAGCGAGGTGCAGCTGTTCAG GCAGGTGTCATCTTTTAAGCAGAAGATCGCGGGCAAGTCTCCCCCCACGGAGAAGTTTGCCATCCGGAAAGCCCGGCGCTATAAGGGCAGCCGCCCGGTCCCTGTACCGGTGCCAGCCctg GAGATGATGTACATGTGGAATGGCTTCACCGTGCTGGGCAAGCAGCGGGAGCTGCTGGAGGGGACTCTGGAGACGCTGATGCAGGCTGAGAAGAAGCTGCAGGAGTCGCCAG TGAGAAGCGGATCCGCTACGATCACTACCTGGTGCCCAACACGCTGCTGGAGCTCGGCCTGCTGCACCTGGCCCAGGGCCGGAGCGAGGAGGCCATCCCGCTGCTGCGCCGAGCCAG GAACAACTACAAGAACTATTCCATGGAGTCCCGGACGCTCTTCCGGATCCACGCGGTTCTGTCCCGGCTCAAGGCGGATCAGGAGGAGAACGGCATGGAAGGACCCAGCTCCTCCTAAGGAACCGTGCCCCGCAGCCGAGAAGAGCTGGGGGGGCACGGGACTCTGGGGGATGGAATCACCTGtcgtcccccccccagcccccaccgaaGGAGGGACCCTGCACTTTCAATGA
- the LOC125627628 gene encoding tetratricopeptide repeat protein 39A-like isoform X1: protein MALAAAAGRPPPDLAAALDECMEAMNSFLCNQFSKSLEKLQPRTKESMYHALVYATILEMQAMMTFEHDDIVQAGQTMKEAQEICQRFRRKSSVTGSLTGLVSKADSFTEVELHAEVCYAECLLQRAALTFLQDENMVNFIKGGIKVRSSYLIYRELSSFIQSSHCTAGPAHVHLEGGVALGIGAFNLTLSLFPPRILKLLEFAGFSGDKEYGLQQLHEGATTLNLRALLCTMLLLCYYTFLTFILGIGEDDFTEAESLLRPYLIRYPKSAIFLFFAGRIEEIKGNISEAICRFEAGCSAQQAWKQFHHMCYWELMWCFAYKGMWKMAYFYADLLSKENRWSKAMYVYMKAAFLSMLPPEEPRPFGESEVQLFRQVSSFKQKIAGKSPPTEKFAIRKARRYKGSRPVPVPVPALEMMYMWNGFTVLGKQRELLEGTLETLMQAEKKLQESPAGEFQTDDRCLLLLLKGLCMRHRRSPAEAEACFSAVLGSEKRIRYDHYLVPNTLLELGLLHLAQGRSEEAIPLLRRARNNYKNYSMESRTLFRIHAVLSRLKADQEENGMEGPSSS, encoded by the exons GCCCCCGCCTGACCTGGCGGCCGCCCTAGACGAGTGCATGGAGGCCATGAACTCCTTCCTCTGCAACCAGTTCAGCAAGAGCCTGGAGAAGCTGCAGCCCAG GACCAAGGAGAGCATGTACCACGCCCTGGTCTACGCCACCATCCTGGAGATGCAGGCCATGATGACCTTCGAGCACGATGACATCGTGCAGGCCGGGCAGACCATGAAGGAGGCCCAGGAGATTTgccagag gtttCGGAGGAAATCCAGCGTGACTGGCTCCCTCACCGGCCTGGTCAGCAAGGCGGATTCATTCACTGAGG TGGAGCTGCACGCCGAGGTCTGCTACGCAGAGTGTCTACTGCAGCGGGCGGCCCTGACCTTCCTGCAG gaTGAGAACATGGTGAATTTCATCAAGGGGGGGATCAAGGTGCGGAGCAGCTACCTGATCTACAG GGAACTGAGCAGTTTCATCCAGTCCAGTCACTGTACAGCAGGCCCTGCCCACGTACActtggagggaggggtggcactGGGCATCGGCGCCTTTAATCTG actctctctctcttccctccgcGGATCCTGAAGCTGCTGGAATTTGCTGGGTTTTCGGGGGACAAG GAGTACGGGCTGCAGCAGCTGCACGAGGGTGCGACCACCCTGAACCTGCGGGCCCTGCTCTGCACCATGCTGCTCCTCTGCTATTACACCTTCCTCACCTTCATCCTGG GGATTGGGGAGGACGATTTTACGGAAGCTGAGAGCCTGCTAAGACCCTACCTCATTCGCTACCCCAAG AGCGCCATCTTCCTCTTCTTCGCCGGCAGGATAGAGGAGATCAAAGGGAACATCAGTGAG GCCATCTGCAGGTTCGAGGCGGGCTGCTCGGCGCAGCAGGCCTGGAAGCAGTTCCACCACATGTGCTACTGGGAGCTGATGTGGTGTTTCGCCTACAAGGGCATGTGGAAAATGGCCTATTTCTACGCCGACCTGCTGAGCAAGGAGAACCGCTGGTCCAAG GCCATGTATGTGTATATGAAAGCCGCCTTCCTCAGCATGCTGCCCCCCGAGGAGCCCCGGCCCTTCGGGGAGAGCGAGGTGCAGCTGTTCAG GCAGGTGTCATCTTTTAAGCAGAAGATCGCGGGCAAGTCTCCCCCCACGGAGAAGTTTGCCATCCGGAAAGCCCGGCGCTATAAGGGCAGCCGCCCGGTCCCTGTACCGGTGCCAGCCctg GAGATGATGTACATGTGGAATGGCTTCACCGTGCTGGGCAAGCAGCGGGAGCTGCTGGAGGGGACTCTGGAGACGCTGATGCAGGCTGAGAAGAAGCTGCAGGAGTCGCCAG CCGGCGAGTTCCAGACGGACgaccggtgcctcctgctgctgctgaagggGCTCTGCATGAGGCACCGGCGGAGCCCAGCCGAGGCGGAGGCCTGCTTCAGCGCCGTGCTGGGCAg TGAGAAGCGGATCCGCTACGATCACTACCTGGTGCCCAACACGCTGCTGGAGCTCGGCCTGCTGCACCTGGCCCAGGGCCGGAGCGAGGAGGCCATCCCGCTGCTGCGCCGAGCCAG GAACAACTACAAGAACTATTCCATGGAGTCCCGGACGCTCTTCCGGATCCACGCGGTTCTGTCCCGGCTCAAGGCGGATCAGGAGGAGAACGGCATGGAAGGACCCAGCTCCTCCTAA